From Fusarium musae strain F31 chromosome 8, whole genome shotgun sequence:
CTCTGAGGTTCGTTTTAAATTCTGGCGTCCTTATGTGGTGTCGCAGTAGCCTCATATGCAACGGACAAGAGTTAATTCTGACGATATTTAAGCAGTAGTAGCGTTATCTCACTGTTGCCCTGTTCTTGAGCTGTGTCCATTGCACTTCGGCCATTATCATCCCTAGCTCCTATGTCCACCTTGCCAGTCCCCAGAAGCTGCTTCACTATATCATGCTGTCCCGCTTGAACTGCATGCATAAGCGCAGTgcgcccatcatcatcgtccgtTCTGTTAAAGTCCACTCCCGGAAGTGTCAGGAGCGTCTGAAAAATCTTTGTATTGCCATGTTCCAAAGCATCGATTAAAGATGATGCAGTATAGCGTGAGAGGCCCCAGCGGCAGTCTCGCGACTCAATGTCAATGCGACCAAAGTCCAGGAGCGTGAAGAAGAGTTCCTCGTTATTCACATGTACAGCCCACCCAAGAGCTGTACGACCATCTACCCACCAATTGAAATCGATACCGTCTTGGCGGAGTAGAAGTTTGATCACGTCAACGTGCCCGTATTTAACAGCCCATGAAAATGCAGTATCTCCGCATCCGTCGTTAGGATCAGCATCAACCTTGCTCGTTCTGAGAAGTCGCCTCACGATGCCGGCGTAGCCAAACATTGAGGCCACGAGTAAAGGTGTGTCGCCGATGCCATCTAGGTTGTCGACGTCTATATCTCGTGTGTTGAGCAGTAGCTTGACTATCGCTTCGTAGCCTTTTTCAGCGGCAATGCAAAGAGGAGGTTCATGAGATGGATAATTAACATCAATGTCGCGTGCCTGCAACAACAGCTTGACAATAGCCACATCATTCCTTCGGGTAGCCTCTAGCTGCGGTGAGTCTATCCCTCCGTCGGGAAGGTTAGCTAGAAGTTTCTGTCTCTGAACAAGCATCTCCGCAACGCGCGTGGTACCTTGCTGAGCAGCATACCACAGCGCAGTCTTGATAAAATCCAAGTCTAtagctgttgtatgtttcgGGACTGAGACTACATGTCGAAGTTCCAGTAGTTAGTGGACGTTTCGCAAACACCATCCATGCCAGAACCTTTTACATTTCTTACAATAGAGCAGAAGGAGAGTCGAGGCGTGACAGCTTAAGCTGTAGCATGTCTTGTGAGCGATTGCCATCTGATCTCAATGGATGGAACCAAATGTGAAGGTCCAGAATCAGGCCCTCTAGTAACCGAGTCCGGTATGGTGTAGTGGCTAACATTTCGCGCTCTCATAACCTGAGAGATCAGTACCGCggagcccagggttcgattccctgtacCGGAGTTTCCTTTTGCCGATGGGTCCAATTACCCTTTTGTCAACTCGGCCACAGAACTTGTGAGCATTTTCCCTGCCTGCCTGTCGCCGTTCCAGCGCGATTCTTTTTATTCATGATACCCCCCACCCAAACTGGTTGCCTAACATCATCCTCTCAAGCTCTCTTTTCTCAATCCCTCAGTGCCTACTGCCAATGTAGATTATGATCTCTGGTCCATCGCTTTACCCACTTCACTCGTCCTTCCGGGTCGCCTGTAACAAATTGATAGAATATCTCAAGAGTGTAATGTCCAAACTCCTCGGCTGTAAGACTCTTCAACATAGCAAATTTAGGATAACCGCCCATGACAAGATAAATGACAAAGGCCATCTCTTCTAACGCACTCCTGTCCAAGAACTTGTCTCTTCGCAGAGTTGATATATCCTGTGTCCAACTTTCAGGTGTCTCGACGGGTTTTGGTTGCCGGGATAAAAGAGAGTGATCAAGTCGGGTTATTAGATATAGATACCCTTTGAAAATAGTAGGAATGATGGTGCAGGGATATCTCTCAACTGAAGCGTCAGGGTGATTGAGAAATGGCCTTGAAAACTTTGTCTTTACATCAATCAAAGTACTGAACAGAGATTGGGTTCCGTAGTAAAAAGTGTTGCAATAACAATCAAATCTCAGAAATCTCTCCACGAATCTGAACTTGTCATAACACGGGGCCTTTTCCAGTAGAAAGTGGCTGCTGGGCCTCTCCGTCAAGCTGTGAGAGCTCTCTTGATGGTGACGATAGGCAAGGCAAAGCTCGGGTACTAGAATCTGAGCCTTTTCCAGAGTTGGGAGACCTAGGTAGCCTGCGGTTGGTTGCCTGATGCATTCCTGTGAAACAATGGAATTCAGTGCAGGTTTGAGCTTTTCCTCTAACTCCGAGGCTGTCAAATACTGTGACTGGGCGCGTAGATTACGCAGATCCACGGTGAAGGCAACGAAAGGCAGAATAAGTTCGTCCCCATAGACTTGGAGCAGGTCTTGCAAATGATGCCTTAAAAGAGAGGCCCGGTGTTGTTGGAAGGTGCGTAACAGAGCAGGTGAGGCTGTGATCAGATGACGGATATCCTGGAGTGGGGTTTGGTTGAGTatttccattctcatctcagGTGGCAGGTCTGAGAAGAAGTCTGCGCAGCCTTGGTGCTGCGTTTCCTGTCGGGAGGTCATGTTTGATTTTTCGGGGGTTAGAGTATTCCAGGAGAAGTGGTTACGTCCTTCTTGTTTAAATATGTCCACCGCAGTATGACTCAGCTAATTCTGGCACATGATCTACCCTGCTGGTTCGTGAGTGTATAAACTTCAGGTGGCGCTATAGAGTTTGGTCCCTCCAAAAGCTATTGCTGAAATtcgtaaaaagaaaagtctgAGGGACCAGTGGAGTATAATACTGGCTCTTGGGTCAAGATCGTCCTCCGCTTGTCGGGTGCCCATCGGCCTTGAAGTTGGGAACTCCTGGTGCATGAACTATTTGGCTTCCCTTGAGATGTGTCGAAGTGATTAGGATGCATGTGTGATTCTCTGGCCTTTCAAGCTGCACATAGtttgtctttggcttctctTTTAGTAGTGCCACAACTATCAAGGTTCTCAGAACTCGTGTATGATCATGGTTTGTCTGCATATCGACTGGCTGTGAGTTGTTCCACGATGTCAGCAAGGTTGGCCACAATGTTTCAAAAAAATCTTGCAATATCAGCTGTCCATTTCTATAACACTATGCCATTTCTACTGTCGCCAAATATTTCCAACTTTGCTTATCTGTCGGTTTGACTAATTTCAAGGGTCAAGGCCATTCGGATTCTCCCTCTTCTAAATCTGCCAACCTCGCAGTCAAGCAGTTTATTTCCATAACCACCTCACACAAAGAACGGCCATACCAGGTTACGAAGCACCTCTGTCCCGCTACTGCGTTTTATAGCCCCAAAGAGTGAAATGCCGATAAAACTTGTGATAATAAGGCCTTTTGTAGGCTGCCCATACTTCACATCTCCGTAGGTTCGACACAACGAGTTCttcaaactcctcctccataGTTTTCAAAAGCGTCTCAGGGGAGAGTTGCTCAAAGAACACAAGTTTGGGATAGCCTTGCATTAAAAGACGATGCACGAAGTAGTCGTCCTGGTCCGGACTACGATTCCGAAAATTAATCATGGCCGTTTCTGCAAGATACTCCTTCCATGCCCCCTTTGGCCAGACAACGCCTTTAGTACGGCGAGGATACCTACTGTCGAGCTCACTCATGATGTCTGAGTATCGGTCACGAACTTTGCCCACAATCATATAGGGGTACATCCGCagaatctcatcatcgaatTTTGGAAACGGGGGAAACGAATTCAAGAAGGCATCCTTGATACAAGCACGTTTCTGAAAAAGGCCTTGATATTTGTGATGGAGTATGTCCCAGAAATTCCAGAAGACGTCCGTCATCGTAACCTGTTCCTGAAAAAGGCCTTGGTCTTTGTGATAGAATATGCTGCGGTAGCAATCGAATCTTAGAAACCCGTCGCTGAATGCTGCCCTCAAGCCCAGGGGTGCCTTGGCCGGCCATAGCGAGTCTGGGCTCCGATACTGAAATTTAGCTTCAAGGCCAATTTTGAAAGCATCGATGATCTCGGGCAAGAGGTCTTGGGCTGCGATGATCATGTAAAGGCTAATGTCGCCTCTTTCCATTGTCGTCTTGGCGTTGAATCGTAAGATGGAGTCCAGAACAGGCTTGATGTTCTTTTCTAGGACTGGGATGGTATCTCCGTCGTGCTTAGAATGCAGCTCACGGAGGTGCATAGCCGCCGCTGCGATGTGGAACAGTGAGATGTCACCATAGCTAAGCTGGAGCTCTCGCAAGTGTGGCTCGAGAATATACTGGCGATTGCtggtcaaggtcctcgacaGCATGGGCGAGCACGCGATGGCAGATTGCATGTCGTGGAGGGAAAGGCGCTTTAGTAGTTGACAGTTGATCTCGGGCGGGAGTGCAGAGAAAGGATCTGAACACAGTCGATGGTCTGATGCCTGTGAGAAAGCCATATTGCGATGGCAGTTGATCGCGTTGTTCGTTGGTGTGGGGTTCATCGATCCCTAGTGAcaccgatgaagaagacataATAACATAAGAGAAAAGGACGGATTCTGTTAAATTTATACTCAAGGGAGAGGCGATTGTATGACGCGCAGGAGAATTTGTGGGAAGCTTAAATGTCAAGCAAATGTTAACCTAGGGCATACAAGACCAATGATTCCTCGCgataaggttaagctttaggctttcAACACAGAATCAAAAGTATAAAATCTCAACTATTGGAAAGCATTGAAAATTGAAGATTTCTCATACATTCAATTGACCAGACGCGGGACTTTATCGAGATAGTGAATCGTACATCTGGCCGTGTGTATGTCTTCCATATGCTTCGATGCCCTCACCTGCAGTGAATGACGACAGATCGAAAGTACCGATCGGCTTTAATCTCCACATTGGCCTCGACAGGCTGTTCTCCAAGGGTTGAAGACTCAGTCTTGATAGAAAAGCGCCCAGAGCAACTTACCCTACTGTGAAGCGCAAGGGCGGCTCTGGAGCCGGAGTCATTGGTCAATCGAGTCCCGACAGTTTGGTAAACGCTAAAAGTTCTGCGAATCACGAATAGTCTTGCTATGGGACTGTGTCTCAATCGGTTACTAGTGGTATGTCTAGCGCCCAGGCAGGGCTGTCCAGGGAAACAGGCATTAAATCACGCAACTGACTTGGCACCAGACGCCCAGGTGTCTTGAGTTAGTAGATGATGGGCATGAAGTGATACACGTTGCAAGGTCCGAGCTGCTGAAGACACAGCCGACGAGAACGGTTAGCAAGCCTCGGTATCATACGATGATCGCCAGCTCTTCTCCGCGTATGCAGGTGCACTCTTTCAAACCCCCAGAGAATTGGGTTTGTTAGCGGCGTGATATCACTAAATCCTTATATAGTGGAGTCTTGACAACCAATAGCTGACTGTAATGATACCGGAAGCGCCCATCCCTCCTTACCCTTGTCGACAACCCCTCGAGTTTAGGCAACGATCTCATCACATGAGCGACTTACAATGTGTGCCATGCAGTTCGCCAGGGTAACCGATGTGAACATGTTCCTGAGCGAGTTTGGCAACGAAAATTGATAGAAGAGGTAATAAGTTTACATGCCTAGTACTGTTTTTTTGCATCTGGAAGTGGACACTACCCTCGTCCTCACGTCTGTTGTGTTTCCAGACAATCGGCCTTCGCATCTCCGTTATTATCCTGTTGGTTCGCCTCCATGGTACAACAGGAAACCCGATCGGCTACTTTTGTGAGGTGGTGGTAGAAGGCAGCCACACCAAAGGACGAACCAGCagggatatatatatatatagaa
This genomic window contains:
- a CDS encoding hypothetical protein (EggNog:ENOG41), with the protein product MLVQRQKLLANLPDGGIDSPQLEATRRNDVAIVKLLLQARDIDVNYPSHEPPLCIAAEKGYEAIVKLLLNTRDIDVDNLDGIGDTPLLVASMFGYAGIVRRLLRTSKVDADPNDGCGDTAFSWAVKYGHVDVIKLLLRQDGIDFNWWVDGRTALGWAVHVNNEELFFTLLDFGRIDIESRDCRWGLSRYTASSLIDALEHGNTKIFQTLLTLPGVDFNRTDDDDGRTALMHAVQAGQHDIVKQLLGTGKVDIGARDDNGRSAMDTAQEQGNSEITLLLLKYRQN